The following proteins are encoded in a genomic region of Oxobacter pfennigii:
- a CDS encoding transposase codes for MTKYREILRLHSLGFTQRNIMLSCGVAQKTVVKVLRRANELNLNWPLDANITDTVLEGMMFPKSDKDIGIKRKPDFGYIHKELLKNGVSKKLLWTEYMENCRLNGEEALMYSQFCYYIQQDEQKRRATMHINRKPGEQVEVDWAGDIAHITDPDTGEIINAYIFVGVMTYSQYAYVEAFINEKQRAWIT; via the coding sequence ATGACCAAATACCGAGAAATCCTTAGACTACATAGTCTTGGATTTACACAACGCAACATCATGCTAAGCTGTGGTGTTGCACAAAAAACAGTTGTGAAAGTCTTGCGGCGCGCCAATGAATTAAACCTTAACTGGCCACTTGACGCAAATATCACAGATACTGTTTTAGAAGGGATGATGTTTCCAAAATCAGATAAGGACATCGGTATCAAAAGGAAGCCTGATTTTGGCTACATCCATAAAGAACTCCTAAAAAACGGTGTCAGCAAAAAACTCTTATGGACTGAATACATGGAGAACTGCCGCTTAAACGGTGAAGAAGCACTCATGTATTCCCAATTCTGCTATTATATCCAACAGGATGAGCAGAAACGACGTGCTACTATGCATATCAACCGTAAACCTGGAGAACAGGTTGAGGTTGACTGGGCAGGAGATATCGCTCATATTACCGACCCTGATACCGGAGAAATCATCAATGCATATATTTTCGTTGGTGTTATGACATACAGCCAGTATGCCTATGTAGAAGCATTTATCAATGAAAAACAGCGAGCATGGATAAC